A single window of Brevundimonas naejangsanensis DNA harbors:
- a CDS encoding glutamate-5-semialdehyde dehydrogenase: MSDLNAAMLDMMIDMGRRARAAAESLRATTPDARTEALHRLAEALRAAEADILSANARDVARARDAGLSEALIDRLALTPARVEGMAAAVEAIAAQPDPVGGEIARWTPANGLDIARVRTPIGVLAVIYESRPNVTADAAALCLRSGNAAILRCGSDCLESSRAIAAVVRSAVAEAGLPVDAIQLVPVPDRAAVGAILAGLDGAVDLIIPRGGKSLVARVQAEAKAPVLGHLEGLCHTYLDAGADLDVARRVTLNAKMRRVSVCGATETLLVDRAAAERLLPAVAADLTAAGCELRGDAEARALVPGMTEATEADWTTEYLAPILSVRVVGGVDGALDHIRRYGSGHTEAIVTTDEKAAGRFAEGVDSAIVLINASTQFADGGEFGFGGEIGISTSKLHARGPVGAEQLTTYKYVVRGEGQTRP; the protein is encoded by the coding sequence ATGAGCGACCTCAACGCCGCCATGCTGGACATGATGATCGACATGGGTCGCCGCGCCCGCGCCGCCGCCGAGTCCTTACGCGCCACGACGCCGGACGCCCGCACCGAGGCCCTTCATCGACTCGCCGAAGCCCTGCGCGCCGCCGAGGCCGACATCCTGTCCGCCAACGCTCGCGACGTGGCCCGCGCCCGCGACGCCGGCCTGTCCGAGGCCCTGATCGACCGCCTGGCCCTGACCCCCGCCCGCGTCGAGGGCATGGCCGCCGCCGTCGAGGCCATCGCCGCCCAGCCCGATCCGGTCGGCGGCGAAATAGCGCGCTGGACCCCGGCCAACGGTCTGGACATCGCCCGTGTGCGCACCCCCATCGGCGTGCTGGCCGTCATCTACGAGAGCCGCCCGAACGTCACCGCCGACGCCGCCGCCCTGTGCCTGCGCTCGGGCAACGCCGCCATCCTGCGCTGCGGCTCGGACTGCCTGGAGTCGTCGCGCGCCATCGCCGCCGTGGTGCGCAGCGCCGTGGCCGAGGCGGGCCTGCCCGTCGACGCGATCCAGCTGGTGCCCGTGCCCGACCGCGCGGCCGTGGGCGCCATTCTGGCTGGCCTCGACGGCGCCGTCGACCTGATCATCCCGCGCGGCGGCAAGAGCCTGGTCGCCCGCGTTCAAGCCGAGGCCAAGGCGCCGGTGCTGGGCCACCTTGAGGGCCTGTGCCACACCTATCTGGACGCTGGCGCTGATCTGGACGTCGCCCGCCGCGTGACCCTGAACGCCAAGATGCGCCGCGTCTCGGTGTGCGGCGCGACCGAAACTCTGCTGGTCGACCGTGCGGCGGCCGAGCGCCTGCTGCCCGCCGTGGCCGCCGACCTGACCGCCGCCGGATGCGAACTGCGCGGCGACGCCGAAGCGCGCGCCCTCGTCCCGGGCATGACCGAGGCGACCGAGGCGGACTGGACGACAGAATACCTGGCGCCGATCCTGTCGGTGCGCGTGGTGGGCGGCGTCGACGGCGCGCTCGACCACATCCGCCGATACGGCTCGGGCCACACCGAGGCCATCGTCACCACCGACGAAAAAGCCGCCGGACGCTTCGCCGAGGGCGTCGACAGCGCCATCGTCCTGATCAACGCCTCAACCCAGTTCGCCGACGGCGGCGAGTTCGGTTTCGGCGGCGAGATCGGCATCTCGACGTCAAAGCTGCACGCCCGCGGCCCCGTCGGGGCGGAGCAGCTGACCACCTACAAATATGTGGTGCGCGGCGAAGGGCAGACGCGGCCCTGA
- the proB gene encoding glutamate 5-kinase, producing MTSSAPLLQASQGAASPAAALAQARRVVVKIGSSLLFDADQRAVAADWLASLAADIAELRRQGRDVIVVSSGAVALGRGRLNLSPSRLQDKQAAAAVGQSLLMHAWEEALAPHGLMAGQILLTRDDTERRRRWLNGRATLEALLAHGVVPVVNENDTVATEEIRYGDNDRLAARAAQLGRADLLVLLSDVDGLYTADPRRDPDARHLPLIERLTPDVLAMASGANAQAGVGTGGMATKLAAAQIAASAGCATVIASGLTDYPLRAVLDGARASLILAPATPLAAWKQWIAGSVAPGGALTLDAGAVAALRAGKSLLPSGVVAVSGDFGKGDSVRLTGPDGARLGVGLASYAADEIALIRGRHSDALESLLGYRGPSVVIHRDDLVLEDR from the coding sequence GTGACCTCCTCCGCGCCTCTCCTTCAAGCCTCTCAGGGCGCCGCCTCCCCTGCCGCCGCCCTGGCCCAGGCCCGCCGGGTGGTGGTCAAGATCGGCTCATCCCTGCTGTTCGACGCCGATCAACGCGCCGTCGCCGCCGACTGGCTGGCCAGCCTCGCCGCCGATATCGCCGAACTGCGCCGCCAGGGCCGCGACGTCATCGTCGTTTCCTCCGGCGCCGTGGCGCTTGGACGCGGTCGGCTCAACCTCTCGCCCAGCCGTCTGCAGGACAAGCAGGCCGCCGCCGCGGTGGGTCAGTCCCTGCTGATGCACGCCTGGGAAGAGGCGCTGGCGCCCCACGGCCTGATGGCGGGGCAGATCCTGCTGACCCGCGACGACACCGAACGGCGCCGCCGCTGGCTGAACGGCCGCGCGACGCTCGAGGCCCTGCTGGCCCACGGCGTCGTCCCTGTGGTCAACGAGAACGACACCGTCGCCACCGAAGAGATCCGCTACGGCGACAACGACCGCCTGGCCGCCCGCGCGGCTCAACTCGGGCGAGCCGATCTGCTGGTCCTGCTGTCCGACGTGGACGGCCTCTACACCGCCGATCCGCGCCGCGATCCGGACGCCCGCCATCTCCCCCTGATCGAGCGCCTGACGCCCGACGTTCTGGCCATGGCCTCAGGCGCCAACGCCCAGGCCGGGGTCGGCACAGGCGGCATGGCGACCAAGCTGGCGGCGGCCCAGATCGCCGCCTCGGCCGGTTGCGCGACCGTCATCGCCTCGGGTCTGACCGACTACCCGTTGAGGGCGGTGCTGGACGGCGCCCGCGCCAGCCTGATCCTGGCGCCCGCCACGCCTCTGGCCGCGTGGAAACAGTGGATCGCGGGCAGCGTGGCGCCCGGCGGCGCCCTGACGCTGGATGCGGGGGCCGTCGCCGCCCTGCGTGCAGGGAAGAGCCTGCTGCCCTCGGGCGTCGTCGCCGTCAGCGGCGACTTCGGCAAGGGCGACAGCGTGCGCTTGACCGGGCCTGACGGCGCGCGACTTGGCGTCGGTCTGGCGTCCTATGCGGCCGATGAGATCGCCCTGATCCGCGGCCGCCATTCCGACGCGCTCGAAAGCCTGCTCGGCTATCGCGGCCCCTCGGTCGTCATCCACCGCGACGACCTGGTTCTGGAGGACCGATGA